DNA sequence from the Gammaproteobacteria bacterium genome:
CGACGATCTCGACACCCGGCGGCAGGCCGTTCTTCAGTTCCTCCAGACGCGTCTTTACCCGCGCCGCGGTCTCCAGGGCATTGTGTCCATGGCGCATGACGACGATGCCGCCGGTGACCTCGCCCTCACCGTCGAGATCCGCCACGCCGCGGCGCGGCGCCGGGCCGGTCTGCACATCCGCGACGTCGCGCAGGCGCAGCGGCAGACCACGCGTATCGAGCCCGAGGGGGATGTCACGGAAATCGTCCAGCGTGCGCAGGTAGCCGTCGGTGGTGATCATATATTCGGCGTGACCCATCTCCACCACGGAGCCGCCGCCGGCGACGTTGCTATCGCGCACTGCCCGGCCGACCCGGTCGAGGTCGAGGCGGTAGCGTGCCAGACGGTCAGGGTCGACCTCGATCTGGAACTGCCGGACCATGCCGCCGACGCTGGCGACCTCGGCCACGCCCGGCAGGCTCTGCAGTTCGTACTTCAGGAAGAAATCCTGCAGCGCACGCAGCTCGCCGGCATCGTAGCGGTTGTCACGATCCACCAGGGCGTATTCGAAGATCCAGCCGACGCCCGAGGCATCCGGGCCGAGCGCCGGTGCGACACCGTCGGGCAGGCGTGTGCCGAGCTGGGAGAGCTGTTCGGTCACGCGGTTGCGCGCCCAGTAGGGCTCGGTGCCGTCGGCGAAGATGACGTACACATAGGACTCGCCGAACATCGAGAAGCCGCGTACGGCCGTCGACCCCGGCACCGCCAGCAGGGCGCTGGCCAGCGGATAGGTGATCTGATCCTCGACCAGGCGCGGCGCCTGTCCGGGATAGCCAGTCTTGACGATGACCTGGATGTCGGACAGATCGGGGATGGCATCGAGCGGCATGTGGCGGGCGGACTGCACGCCCCAGACCGTCAGGACCAGTGCCCCGAGCACCACCAGCAGACGGTTGTCCAGCGACCACTCGATGATGCGCTGCAGCATGCCTACGGCCCGCTTCGCAGCCGCTGGATGCTGTCGTTCAGGGAGGCGGCGGCATCCAGCAGGAACTGGCCGTTCACCGCGACCTCGGCACCCGACTCCAGACCGGCGGCGATCTCGACGAACGCCTCGGTCTCCATACCGGTCTCCACCGGCACGGGCAGAAAATGGCCATCACCGCGGCTCAGCATGACGCGTGCGCCACTGCCGGTGCGGATGATCGCCGAGCGCGGTATGGCCAGTACCGTGCGGGCCGCACCGCTGACGACGACATCGACGAAGCTGCCGGGGACCAGCCGCTGTTGCGGGTCGCGCACGGCCAGGCGCGCCTTGCGGGTGCGGGCGAGGCCTTCGACCACCGGGCTGGCGAATTGCAACGTGCCGCGCACCCGCAGCCGTCCGCTGTCCTGCGCCCGTACCGCCACCGGATCGCCTTCCCGCACCCAGGCGAGCTGATCAGGATAGAGCTCGAAGTCGATCCACAGCGCTGCGGCATCGGCCAGCGACAGCAGGGTCTTCGCAGGCGTCACATAGTCGCCTTCGCGCACGTCGAGCCGCGTGACGAAACCCGTGCGCGGGGCACGCACCGTCACGATGTCCACGGTACGGCGCTTTTCGTCGAGTGCGGTGAGGGTGTCGCGGTCGATGTCCGTATAGGCGAACTGCTCGCGCAGCCGGATGCGCTCACGCGCCAGGCTGGCGGCCACCCGGGCACTCTGCCCGACGAGGTTGGTTATGCCGGCCAGCAACTGGTCGCGCCGCTGCAGCAACTCGATGTATTCGCGCTGGCGTTTCACCAGCGCCGGTGAATAGATGGCATACAGAGGGGCACCGGCCTGCACGGTCTGACCGACGGCATTCACGTGCAGGCGTTTCACCCAGCCGTCGGTCTTGGGCGTGATGTTCAGGCTGGTGGACTGATCGAGAACGATCTCGCCATAGGTGCGGATGTCACGACTCAGTTCGCGCTCCGTGGCCGTCGCCAGACGCACGCCCATGCGCTGACGGGTGGCGGTGTCGATGGTTACGCCTGTCGTGGCATGCGCATGGTCGTGTTCGGCCTTCACCAGGTCCATGCCGCAGATGGGGCAGTCGCCGGGGTGGTCCTGGACGATCTGCGGGTGCATGGGACACACCCAGGCCTCCGTCACCTCGGGCGCGATCGCGATGGCGGGCAGCGCGGTGTCTGCCGGCGTCCCGTTGGCCGACATGCGCGGGCGGGCGCCGGCCGCGGGGTCGGTGTAATAGGCATAGCCACCGAGCAGCGAGGCCAGAAGGACGATGGAGATCGGCAGGATGCGTCGCATAATCATGCACGGTCGCGGGGATAGGGGCTGTGCCAGGGGGCACCGGTGGAAGACCGGCCGGTACAGGTGGATGCAGGCCCCTAGTGGGGGTCCGTCGCGTCGCGGACCAGCCTCATCTTGCATTCCGGACAACGGCCCGGCTCGTGACTTTCGACCTCGGGGTGCATCGGGCAGTACCAGAGGTCATCGCCGTCGGCCTCGAGGTCGTCGACGATCTGGCCGACGGCCGCCATCTGTTGGGCCGGCGGATGCGTCGTAGCCTCGGCCGCCCCTGCAGGTGCGACCATCAGGGCGCAGGTGGCGACGGCGAGCGCGGCGATGAGGCTGCGGACGGTGTACCAGTGAAAGCGGTGCATACGGAATCTCCCGGGTTGCAACGGTAGTCAATGTGATGGTGGAGACGGGGTGGCGGGGACCCGCCACCCCGTAGGCGGTCAGCGCACCAGGATCTGATCACCACGACCCATTTCGGGGTCGGCGTCATCGGAGAACATCAGTACGGCGATCGCGCCGGTCAGCGCACTCTTCATCGAATGGGTGACGATGGCGTTGGCGCCCTCGACCGGCGAGATCAGGTCGAAGGTGGCGGCATCGCCGGGACCGACCACGAGGCTCTGCATGCCCACCGTGACGTTCTGAGGGTTGCCGCTGGCATAGACACGGTCCCAGATACCGGCGATGGGATGGAAGGACGAGAACTCGTTGGGACCGGCGTTCACGAAATAGATGCGTACGCGTTCGCCAGGCTTGGCCTGCAGCCAGCGGGTGGCGGCCGGGTCGTGTACCGGGTCATATTTGAAGATGCCGCCGTTGAACATGACGTTGCTCCACTCGTTGCGCATCATCGCTTCCTTGGCATCCGGGTTCGGATACAACTCGGACTGGATGAGCACATACTCGCGATCCGCCTTGGGCATGGCGTTTGGATCCTTGGGGTCCACGATGATGGCGCCGAACATGCCGCGGGCGATGTGCTGGATCATCGGATCGGAGCCGCAGTGATAGAAGAATATACCGGGATAATCCGCCGTGTAGGTGAAGGTCTTGGTCTCGCCCGGCTTGATGGAGCCGAAGTCCTCCACCACGTCCACCCGCGCGGCATGGAAATCCATCGAGTGAGAGTTCTTGTTTTCCTTGTCGTTGACCAGGGTGAACTCCACCGTATCCCCTTCGGTGACCCGCACGAGCGGACCCGGCACCGTGCCGTCGAAGGTCCAGGTCTTGTACATCGTACCCTTGTTGTCAATCGGCAGATCGACCTCTTCGACATGAATGGTGACCTTGACGACCTCGGCAAGGACCGGTGCGGACAGTACAGTCAGTGCCGCCGCCAGTGCGATCGCGTGGCCAGCGTGGTTATGTATCGACATGTTCATTCCTCGTTATTGGTTGCTACCGCAGTTACAGACATGGCGCAGATATGCCACCATTTCCTCGATCTCTTCCGCCGACAGGACGTTGCCCCAGGCCGGCATCAATACCGATTTGTTCACCGCCAGGCCACCATCCCGGATGGCATGGAGGAGCTCCTCGTCGGGGATGTCGGTCATGCCCTTGGCGTCGCTGTGGTCGCGCGGCTGTACGGACATATGCTGGCTGTTGATGCCGTTGCCATTGCGCTCGATGCCGTGGCACTGCACACAATAGGTGTCGTAATTGCGTGTGGCACGTGCGTGCACATCGGATGCCGCGCCGGCAGGTGCCGCGAGCAGCATCAGACAGGCCACGGAGACGGCTGTGGAGATGCGTATCGATAGCGATCGGATGGGATTCATGGCGTGGCCCCCTTGCTGTTGAGTTGGACGATGTAGCCCGTGAGCCGCTGCAGATCCGGCTCGGACAGATCCAGCGTGGGCATCCAGATCCCCGGATCGAACGCCTGCGGGTCTTTGATGTAGGCGTAGATGTAATCCGGCTGCAGGCGCTCTGCCGCCGTATACAGTTCCGCACCGCTCGCTGCGCCGGCATCGGGCTCGGCACTGTGACAGGCCCCACAGCCGCGCAGTTTATTGAAGAACATGGCACCCATCCTGGCGTTGACCTTGCCGCCCTTGTAGGCGTCGGGCTGCACCAGGCCATCCGGGGCCGTCAGTGTCATCAGATACTCAGCCGCAGCCTTGGCGTCGGCGGCCGATAGCTGCAGGTGCGGCTTCAGCGTCGTTTCATCCACCGCATCCTCCGCATCGGTCGCCTTGATGTGCTTGGTGTAGAACTCGCCGGCTGAGCGGATGCGCGTCGGCTCCTGCAGCCAGGACTCCAGCCAGGCCTGGTTGAACTTGCTGCCGGCGTAATGCAGATCCGGACCCTTGCGCTCCCACAGATGGGTGAGGCCGGGTTTCTCCGGCTTCACCACCGCATGACAGGCGATGCATTGGGATTCGACGATGGTCTGGCCGTTCTGGGCCTGGGCAGAGGCGGACGCGACCAGCCCTACCGCCGCGGCAATGAAGGTTATTCGTTTCATGTGCGACTCCTTTGTTACTCGATGGCCTGTCCCTGGAAGACCGCTGCGTCATACATGCCATGCGGCTTCTTCAGGGATTCTTCATAGTAGAAATCCGGTGCGAACTGCTTGTCCTTCCAGGCGTAGAAGTCGTCCTTGGCGCTGATCTCGGTGTACTCGATCACCGTCATCATGCCGCCCATGGGTTTGTCGCCGTTCAGGGTGTGTGTATCGACGTGGTCGTGGACCATCCAGCGACCGGGGTTGTCGGCCCGCAGGATGAGGTCGTAGCGTTCACCCGGATGGACCACGATCGTATCGGCCTCGTAAGGGGCCGGCAGTGGACGGCCATCCTTGAAGGCCACCTCGAAGACGTGTCCATGGATGTGGATGGCATGGGCGAGATCACCGGCACCGATCAGCCGCAGGCGAACCACGTCGCCGCGGCTGACGCGGAGTGGTTGTGAATCCGGATAGGCCTTGCCGTTGATGGTGAAGAAATCGAAGACATCACCCGGTACGCCACCGTAGCCGGGCTTGAAGGCCCAGGCGGAGGCCCAGTCGGACAACATCAGGATGAAGTCCTTGGTGACCTCCTTCTCGATCGGTGTGGGTTCCTTCGGGTCGATGATGAAGGGGCCCCACATGCCGCGCATCGTGACATGCTCGTTGACGTTGACGTGACAGTGATACCACATGGTGCCCGAGGGTTCGGCGGTGAACGTGTAGGTGAAGGTGTCCCCGGGTTTGATGGCCGGCTGGGTGACATCGGGTACACCGTCCATCTGCCAGGTACCGCGCTGCAGCAGTCCATGCCAGTGGATGGTGTGTGGCAGGGTGGTGAGGTTGTTGACGTTGACGGTGACCTCGTCACCTTCCTTCACGTGGATCAGGGGACCGGGGACCTGCCCGTTGAAGGCGAAGGTATGGAAATCCTGCTTGCCCACGAGGGTTATCTTGGTGTCCTCGATGTTCATTTCGAACGTGTGCGCCTCCGCCCAGCCCAGAGTCGGCGCGGCGCACGCCAGGGCTAGGGACGTCAGCATGGCGGAACGGCAATGGTGAATTCTTGTCGCAGGTGTCGTGTTCACTCCGGCCTCCGATCGGTCCAGTCTTAAAGGTGCATGTAAGATACATCTTAAAGATTGTCTGTCAAGAGTTCTTGAACGCGCTAGCGACTACACTGTCTCTTGAAGGACTGGCCGCCGACGGCCCTGAATACACCGCTTGTATAATGGAATTCGAACCGGCAGCATGAGTCGCAAGCACGTGGCGACCGCGCTGACCGGTCAGCGGGTGGAGAAGACGATGCAACTGACACGATTCACCGACTACTCACTGCGCACCCTGATGTACCTGGGGCTGAACGACGAGCGCCTGGTGACCATTGCCGAGATCGCGGAGATGTACCGGGTCTCGGAGAACCACCTCATGAAGATCGTCCACCGCCTCGGCCAGTACGGCTATATCGAGACGGTGCGTGGCAAGGGGGGTGGTATGCGGCTCGCACGGCCGGCGGAGGAGATCCACATCGGTGAGCTGGTCAGCGATACCGAAGAGAACATGGATCTCGCCGAGTGTTTCAACCCGCGCAATCGCGATTGCCCGATGCTGCCCGAGTGCGCGTTGCAGGCCGCGCTCATGGTGGCGCGCGCGAGTTTTCTGGAGACGTTGAACAACTATACTGTGTCGGATCTCATCGCCAATCAGCATGCCGGCGGTGAGGTGGTGGTCAAATTTCTTGAGCGCAAGAACAAGGTCCGCGGGAAACACAGCTGACAAGGGCTGTCCGGAGTGTGTGCCGGGCAGGTCGCGAGGTGACCGCGGGGGCGGATCGGGGTTGGAATCGGCCGGCCGCGCTCAAGGTCGCCCGACACGATAACCATCAGATGAGGTGATGCATGCGCGGATTCGTACCACCGGATCCCGAGACCGGGGTCTCGGACGTGCGGTTTGCGGTGATCTACACGCTGCGCCTGAACCGCACGCGCTTCCCGGCGGGGAACGTCGAGGTCGTGGACTCGGAGGCGGCGGCGCAGGCCGGTGCCGACCCCGCGGAGAACCGCTATCCGGCATCGGTGATCGGTCCCTCCAAGTCCTCCGAAGGGCAGTTCATCTACTACCTGCAACGCTGGCTGTAGGCCTCAGTCTCCCGAGACCTTGCGGGCCACCGTCTGCTCGCGTGCGAAATCAAGCATGCGTTGGGTGGAGCGCAGGGCCTGCACACGGATCGCCTCATCGACCCGGATCTCATTGCGGCCCGTTTCCAGCACCTCGGCGAGATTGCGCAGGTCGTTCATGGCCATCCATGGGCAGTGCGCACAGGACACGCAGGTCGCACCCGCGCCGACGGTCGGGGCCTCCAGGAATTTCTTGCCCGGTGCCGCCTGGCGCATCTTGTAGAGGATGCCGCTGTCGGTCGCCACGATGAACAGGTCATTGGGGAGATCGTGCGCGGCCCGGATGAGCTGTGTGGTCGAGCCCACCACGTCGGCCAGCGCGATGATGTTCTCGGGTGATTCCGGATGTACCAGCACCGCCGCCTGGGGGTGCTGCCGCATCAATGCCTGCAGCGCGCTGGCCTTGAACGCCTCGTGCACCACGCAGGCACCCTGCCACAGCAGCATGTCGGCACCCGAGACCCGCTGCACGTAGTGGCCGAGATGACGGTCCGGCGCCCAGATCAGCTTCTCACCGCGTGCAGCCAGATACTTGGCGACATCCACGGCGATGCTCGAGGTCACCACCCAGTCCGCACGCGCCTTCACCGTGGCACTGGTGTTGGCGTACACGACCACGGTACGGTCGGGGTGGGCGTCGCAGAAGGGCACGAAATCCTCGGCCGGGCAGCCCAGGTCCAGTGAGCACTCCGCCTCCAGCGTCGGCATGAGTACACGTTTTTCCGGGTTGAGGATC
Encoded proteins:
- a CDS encoding efflux RND transporter periplasmic adaptor subunit — encoded protein: MIMRRILPISIVLLASLLGGYAYYTDPAAGARPRMSANGTPADTALPAIAIAPEVTEAWVCPMHPQIVQDHPGDCPICGMDLVKAEHDHAHATTGVTIDTATRQRMGVRLATATERELSRDIRTYGEIVLDQSTSLNITPKTDGWVKRLHVNAVGQTVQAGAPLYAIYSPALVKRQREYIELLQRRDQLLAGITNLVGQSARVAASLARERIRLREQFAYTDIDRDTLTALDEKRRTVDIVTVRAPRTGFVTRLDVREGDYVTPAKTLLSLADAAALWIDFELYPDQLAWVREGDPVAVRAQDSGRLRVRGTLQFASPVVEGLARTRKARLAVRDPQQRLVPGSFVDVVVSGAARTVLAIPRSAIIRTGSGARVMLSRGDGHFLPVPVETGMETEAFVEIAAGLESGAEVAVNGQFLLDAAASLNDSIQRLRSGP
- a CDS encoding multicopper oxidase domain-containing protein, which produces MSIHNHAGHAIALAAALTVLSAPVLAEVVKVTIHVEEVDLPIDNKGTMYKTWTFDGTVPGPLVRVTEGDTVEFTLVNDKENKNSHSMDFHAARVDVVEDFGSIKPGETKTFTYTADYPGIFFYHCGSDPMIQHIARGMFGAIIVDPKDPNAMPKADREYVLIQSELYPNPDAKEAMMRNEWSNVMFNGGIFKYDPVHDPAATRWLQAKPGERVRIYFVNAGPNEFSSFHPIAGIWDRVYASGNPQNVTVGMQSLVVGPGDAATFDLISPVEGANAIVTHSMKSALTGAIAVLMFSDDADPEMGRGDQILVR
- a CDS encoding cytochrome c, with the translated sequence MNPIRSLSIRISTAVSVACLMLLAAPAGAASDVHARATRNYDTYCVQCHGIERNGNGINSQHMSVQPRDHSDAKGMTDIPDEELLHAIRDGGLAVNKSVLMPAWGNVLSAEEIEEMVAYLRHVCNCGSNQ
- a CDS encoding cytochrome c — translated: MKRITFIAAAVGLVASASAQAQNGQTIVESQCIACHAVVKPEKPGLTHLWERKGPDLHYAGSKFNQAWLESWLQEPTRIRSAGEFYTKHIKATDAEDAVDETTLKPHLQLSAADAKAAAEYLMTLTAPDGLVQPDAYKGGKVNARMGAMFFNKLRGCGACHSAEPDAGAASGAELYTAAERLQPDYIYAYIKDPQAFDPGIWMPTLDLSEPDLQRLTGYIVQLNSKGATP
- a CDS encoding multicopper oxidase domain-containing protein; the protein is MLTSLALACAAPTLGWAEAHTFEMNIEDTKITLVGKQDFHTFAFNGQVPGPLIHVKEGDEVTVNVNNLTTLPHTIHWHGLLQRGTWQMDGVPDVTQPAIKPGDTFTYTFTAEPSGTMWYHCHVNVNEHVTMRGMWGPFIIDPKEPTPIEKEVTKDFILMLSDWASAWAFKPGYGGVPGDVFDFFTINGKAYPDSQPLRVSRGDVVRLRLIGAGDLAHAIHIHGHVFEVAFKDGRPLPAPYEADTIVVHPGERYDLILRADNPGRWMVHDHVDTHTLNGDKPMGGMMTVIEYTEISAKDDFYAWKDKQFAPDFYYEESLKKPHGMYDAAVFQGQAIE
- a CDS encoding Rrf2 family transcriptional regulator, translated to MQLTRFTDYSLRTLMYLGLNDERLVTIAEIAEMYRVSENHLMKIVHRLGQYGYIETVRGKGGGMRLARPAEEIHIGELVSDTEENMDLAECFNPRNRDCPMLPECALQAALMVARASFLETLNNYTVSDLIANQHAGGEVVVKFLERKNKVRGKHS
- the nadA gene encoding quinolinate synthase NadA, producing the protein MKALQDDPRVPAPRTQVFPLPGSTPAPDYAPGEREELWARIQRLLKEQDAVLVAHYYTDEDIQRIAEETGGYVSDSLDMARFGNEHPASTLIVAGVRFMGETAKILNPEKRVLMPTLEAECSLDLGCPAEDFVPFCDAHPDRTVVVYANTSATVKARADWVVTSSIAVDVAKYLAARGEKLIWAPDRHLGHYVQRVSGADMLLWQGACVVHEAFKASALQALMRQHPQAAVLVHPESPENIIALADVVGSTTQLIRAAHDLPNDLFIVATDSGILYKMRQAAPGKKFLEAPTVGAGATCVSCAHCPWMAMNDLRNLAEVLETGRNEIRVDEAIRVQALRSTQRMLDFAREQTVARKVSGD